A segment of the Triticum urartu cultivar G1812 chromosome 1, Tu2.1, whole genome shotgun sequence genome:
GTAAGTTACACAAAGCATATCATCAAATttgtatgtgaaaggagcttccaacgATAGAATTtccacattatacatctcatatactagtaatcttatcaatagtcaaaggcaaTCTCGAAAAACGCATTATATATATGGATGGAGGGAGCACGAGCTACTGAGGAAAATGCAGCTCACCACTCTTATTTGATAGAGCCCTTTTCGCTAACATAGATACCTCTTGATGTCGTGGCTCTTCACATGGCATTTCTGTTCCAAGAAGAAACAAGATGATTCAGGATGGAGGTTATTGAGCAATAGCAGCAAGATCGCAAAATATATTGTCTAAGCAATCTCGTACGGAGCTACCGAAGGTTCATAATTGTACAAGAATGGAAAACAGAGATGCGGGGACTCTCACCTGGTTAATCAGAGTCCTTTCCATCAACGAGTAGCTTCCTTGACCTTCCCAAAGGATAGTTAAATCAAATTTGCTAAGCAAGAATACCATGGGAGCACCTGATTCAGTTACATAACATCCTAATCCAGTACATATTTTTTTACGATGACTCGAAAAAGGATCTTGACAGGAACATGGAATGGTTCTCACGGTCACAGGTATAGCAAAGCAGCAAAAGTAGAGCTGCCTTGCCCCAAAGGCAGAATTATCTCTTGGGTTAAGTTTGCGAGCTTCGGAGACCCCAGTGGAACTTGCAACAAGGAAGCTACCACCATAGACTCTTTATCTGTAACAATAAATCTGGCTTAGGAGTGTTGATGCACATGGATTTGGATCAGTGCCGCAGGAAATTAGTCTTGGAATTCAATGTGTGGCATTTCTGACTTTGCAGACTGCAGTAAATAGTACAACAGGAATTATATTAGACATCTAGGAGGTTTTAAGATTCCCTTTCTAAGCAACCATATGAGTCATCTAAAAGCTATTTCGAGATTACCATTATATAGAGATCTAGATTTAGTTGAACAAATCAAAGTTTGTATAATTTCCTAAGCTGTCCTTTTATTCTCTGCAGGCCTGCCTGAACAGCCATAGTTGTACAGTTTCACTGTCAGATGAAGGATTCTGAAAAGGTATGGCGACACCAAAACACTTGCCATTGAAGCAGACTGTTCTCAGTGAGTCCGACTCGGCTAAGAGTTCCACCACTATAAATCTACTACTCAAAAACCAAACTCCAGCTATGATGTTTTAAGGTAACACCTACAATTGTGTAGCCGGTCCCAAGGCAAGAGGGAGGAGGGACCAACCATATGTTCATAGAGAGTAATTTCTTGTGTTGTCGTCCATTTTATAGTCGGAATGAATAAATGTGCAAGAGAAACTGGGAAATTACATGTTCTGTTGACAAACAAAGACCTCCAAACTCAAGTCAAAGAGAATTTTGTTTTGGCCCCAGCTGCATATAAAGTGAGTACTAGTGCAAGCTCATTTCAGTCGATGGTCACACAAACCATCTGAGCATTCTTTAATGGTCTCTCTCTAAAGCTATATGTTCTCCAAAATTTTCTGGATCTTTTCTGGTCAGTGGCTCTTGGTCTAGTGCTCTTGGGAAGTTAGGTTCTTGGAATTTCTTATGCTTAGAATGTTCTTTTGGAGCATCCTTGGTTCTGCTGTCAACTCAACCTCATCTAGCAACTCACTTCCTTATCCTAGAAAAAGGAACTCAATCACTTCATGTGATGACAAAATAAAGAAACACCAAATTCTGGTGAAAAATAAGGAAGCGCCAATTTCTGAAGCAATCAAAAAAAAATAGACCATACAATGAACCTATAAGAAGTTATATTTACCTGGTGTAAGAGTACATGGGAAGAGTGAACATTGCAAACAACCACACCGTTGTTGCAGAGGCACTTCGTTTGCTGTAATAACATCCGCCCGAACGTACATGTATGAGCATAGAGTAAATACAGCAGCTCTGCTCTTTTAACTGCCAATGGTACAATTTGCTTTGATGTAGTCCTGTACAATGCCAATGATTCCAGAGCATACCAGTTTATGTGCGCTGGTAGAGCTCTGAACCACTGAAAGAGTCGTGAACAATTCACTCCTAGAAGAATAGTGATAGTCACTATATTGCTGCATTTACCCAACTGCGACCAGGTGTTTTCTTCAATGTTCCGTGTTTAATCTTTGCCCTCACTTGTTCAACAATATTCCACCTACCAGAAGAGGCGTGTAGGTTAGATACCGAGACAAGATTTGATGGGCTCTCTTCTTCCAATCTAAGAAGAGACCTGCAAGCTAAATCTTCAGTCTCTTTGTTACTGTGAATAACAGAGGCATCCAGAAGTGCTCCCCATACACTAGGGCCTGGCTCTACGCTCATTGACTTTATGAAGTCCAAGGCATGGTCAATCAACCCAGAACGCCCCAGTAAATCAACTACGCAAGCAGACATCTCCTCGGTTGGATGGACTTTATGATCCTTCACCAGGGAGTTGTATATCTCAAGTCCCTTCAACACCAATCCTGCCCTGCAGCACGCGGAAAGCACACCCAGACCAACTATGCTGTCTGGCTTAACCCCAGAAGCATGCATCTGATCAAACAAGGCAACTGCCTCCATACCCATACCATGAAGGCCATAACCAAGTACCATTGAACCCCAAGAGATGACATCTTTGCGCCAAGTACCATCATCGAAAATGCGCCTTGCATAACGCAAGGCTCCGCCCTTTGCATACATATCAACCAAAGCATTGTTGAGGGACACCTCCCCATAGAGCCCCATCCTCGCGGCGAAACCATGCACTTGCTTGCCCTCTGCTAAGCCCATGAGGCCCTCGACAGCCGACAGCACACTGATCAACGCGACCCTATTCGGCAGAATACCATCAACCGCCCACATTGCCCGGAAAGCCTTCGCCGCATCCTCAAACATGCCATTCTCGGCGTACCCTCCCACCATGGCAGTCCACGAGACGACATTCCTCTGATGCATCCTGTCAAAAACCCTGCGCGCAAGGTCTGGCCGGGAGACCCTGCAGTACATGGAGACAAACCCGCTGCTGACATGGAAATCGCCGTCGCCGCACATCCCGCGCTTGACGGCAAAGCAATGCAGCTCCCTGCCCTCGCGCTCGGACGCGCACGCGGACAGGAGCGCCGAGACCGTGAACCTGTCCGGGCAGAGCCCGTCCGCGACCATGTGGCGCGCCAGGGACCGGAGGTCGATGCCAGCGGGGGCGTGGGAGATGAGCGTGTTGTAGGTGGAGGCGGTGCGGGCGGGCATTTCGTCGAACAGGCAGAGCGCCGTGCCGGAggtggaggagcggtggggcGAGCGGAGGTAGAGGAGCAGGATGGAGTTGGTGAGGACGGGGTCGGCGTGCAGGAGGCCGAGCCGGAGGGAGAAGGCgtggagggaggcggcggcgtgggAGCGGGGGTggagggggaggaaggaggaggcgaGGGAGGAGAGCGTGAAGGCGTCCGGGCGGCGggctgggaggaggaggaggcggcggaagAGGTGGAGCGGCAGGTGCGCGTGGGAGGGGTCGGAGAAGGCGAGGCTGGAGAGGAGGGAGTTGAAGACGGGGAGCGGCACGCCGCAGGGGTCCGCGccgacggcggcgaggcgggaGATCGTGAACGCCGGGAGTGGCCGCATGGAGCCGCCGCGAGTTTGACTGACGGGCAAACGAATGTGCTGGGCTGCCAAGGGGGGTCCCTAAATTTGTTTTACTCTCTAAATCTATTTTTTTAGATTTATAGATCTAAATAAATTCTCTTTTGCAAGAATCTCTCATTTGGCATGCACTTAATTAATTCTTCCAAAACTTTTTCCATCAAAATGTCCGAAATTTCGTGCAGAAGAGACGAGCGACCTCCACAAAGAACGGATTGTAGCGAGGCGAAAAGAGACGACCGTGGCTCCTTTTGTGTTTTGCTAGCAGTGCCGCTGGTTCCCTCTCCCTTCGCCGACCCTCCGGCGGCGGgagggagggggaacctcggatCTGTGTGTTGGTTGTGTTCATAGTAGGATTAGGGTTAAGAAAGACGTTGTCAAGACCGTTTCGGCGGCGTCGTGTCTGAATAAGTTTCCTCGGGCTTCATACGCGGTCAGACGGGACTCTTGCCTCCGTCTAGGAGCCGACGGTTTGGGGAATCCCGAGT
Coding sequences within it:
- the LOC125549002 gene encoding putative pentatricopeptide repeat-containing protein At3g23330 translates to MRPLPAFTISRLAAVGADPCGVPLPVFNSLLSSLAFSDPSHAHLPLHLFRRLLLLPARRPDAFTLSSLASSFLPLHPRSHAAASLHAFSLRLGLLHADPVLTNSILLLYLRSPHRSSTSGTALCLFDEMPARTASTYNTLISHAPAGIDLRSLARHMVADGLCPDRFTVSALLSACASEREGRELHCFAVKRGMCGDGDFHVSSGFVSMYCRVSRPDLARRVFDRMHQRNVVSWTAMVGGYAENGMFEDAAKAFRAMWAVDGILPNRVALISVLSAVEGLMGLAEGKQVHGFAARMGLYGEVSLNNALVDMYAKGGALRYARRIFDDGTWRKDVISWGSMVLGYGLHGMGMEAVALFDQMHASGVKPDSIVGLGVLSACCRAGLVLKGLEIYNSLVKDHKVHPTEEMSACVVDLLGRSGLIDHALDFIKSMSVEPGPSVWGALLDASVIHSNKETEDLACRSLLRLEEESPSNLVSVSNLHASSGRWNIVEQVRAKIKHGTLKKTPGRSWVNAAI